A single window of Gossypium hirsutum isolate 1008001.06 chromosome A10, Gossypium_hirsutum_v2.1, whole genome shotgun sequence DNA harbors:
- the LOC107924900 gene encoding probable WRKY transcription factor 65 codes for MDGGGSSSNSFRKVRNPFVTDQELEESDNVSSVTGAESPPPSTTKKGKRSMQKRVVSVPIKDVEGSRLKGEGAPPSDSWAWRKYGQKPIKGSPYPRGYYRCSSSKGCPARKQVERSRVNPTMLVITYSCEHNHAWPASRHNNTSAKQAAAAAGEASESPTKSTTAVKHDPSTSQPDTEPDSGMEDGFACLTEDSILTTGDEFAWFGEMETTSSTVLESSLFSERDNSEADDTAVIFPMREEDESLFADLGELPECSFVFRHQRNVGPQVGIC; via the exons ATGGACGGCGGTGGTAGTAGCAGCAACAGTTTCAGGAAAGTGAGGAACCCTTTTGTCACTGACCAAGAATTAGAAGAAAGTGACAACGTTTCGTCAGTAACTGGAGCTGAATCTCCTCCTCCTTCTACTACTAAAAAAGG CAAAAGATCCATGCAGAAAAGAGTGGTGTCAGTACCAATCAAGGACGTTGAAGGTTCCCGCCTTAAAGGTGAGGGTGCTCCACCGTCTGATTCTTGGGCATGGCGGAAGTACGGCCAAAAACCTATCAAAGGTTCACCTTACCCGAG GGGTTATTACCGGTGTAGTAGCTCAAAGGGATGTCCGGCGAGGAAACAAGTCGAGAGGAGCCGTGTAAACCCTACAATGTTAGTGATCACTTACTCTTGCGAACACAATCACGCTTGGCCTGCTTCTAGACACAACAACACATCCGCTAAACAAGCAGCGGCGGCGGCGGGGGAAGCTTCCGAGTCGCCGACTAAATCCACCACAGCTGTAAAGCACGATCCGTCCACGTCGCAACCGGATACAGAACCGGATTCAGGGATGGAAGATGGCTTCGCTTGTCTGACGGAGGATTCGATTCTTACGACGGGGGATGAATTCGCTTGGTTCGGGGAGATGGAAACCACGTCGTCGACGGTATTGGAGAGCTCGTTATTTTCTGAAAGGGATAACAGTGAGGCGGATGACACGGCGGTGATTTTCCCGATGAGGGAAGAAGACGAATCGTTATTCGCTGATCTCGGCGAGTTGCCAGAGTGCTCGTTTGTGTTTCGGCACCAACGGAATGTGGGACCACAGGTTGGGATCTGCTGA